A part of Sinorhizobium chiapasense genomic DNA contains:
- a CDS encoding oxidoreductase, giving the protein MRIWFITGASRGFGALITKEALSAGDAVVATARRVESLDALGQHENLLKVALDVTNEEQALAAAAAAVERFGRIDVLLNNAGYGLLGAVEEATAEEIEKIYRTNVFGVLAVTRAVLPQMRRQRSGHIINISSVGGYSAFTGWGVYGSTKFAIEGLTESLAQELAPLGIKATVVEPGFFRTDFLDGQSLAVSPLSISDYSETVGAMREFAKTANHAQPGDPARFAKAMVQLAHADNPPLRMPFGSDTVAAIEAKNAHVAGELAAWRELAVSTDFPKESASA; this is encoded by the coding sequence ATGCGTATCTGGTTCATCACAGGTGCCTCCCGCGGCTTTGGCGCGCTGATCACGAAGGAGGCACTTAGTGCCGGAGATGCGGTGGTCGCCACAGCACGCCGCGTCGAATCCCTCGATGCCCTCGGCCAACACGAAAATCTCCTGAAGGTGGCGCTCGACGTCACCAATGAGGAACAGGCCCTGGCGGCAGCCGCGGCGGCGGTGGAGCGCTTCGGCCGGATCGACGTCCTGCTCAACAACGCCGGTTACGGCCTGCTCGGGGCCGTTGAAGAAGCGACGGCGGAGGAAATCGAAAAGATCTATCGCACCAACGTTTTCGGCGTCCTCGCCGTCACCCGTGCCGTTCTTCCGCAAATGCGGCGCCAGCGTTCGGGCCACATCATCAACATTTCGTCGGTCGGCGGTTATTCGGCCTTTACCGGCTGGGGCGTCTACGGTTCCACCAAATTCGCGATCGAGGGATTGACCGAGTCACTTGCGCAGGAATTGGCGCCGCTCGGCATCAAGGCGACGGTGGTCGAGCCGGGGTTCTTCCGTACCGACTTCCTGGACGGGCAGTCGCTGGCGGTGAGCCCGCTGTCGATCTCGGACTACAGCGAGACCGTCGGCGCCATGCGTGAATTCGCCAAGACCGCAAACCATGCCCAGCCGGGCGATCCGGCGCGGTTCGCAAAAGCCATGGTCCAACTGGCCCATGCCGACAACCCGCCGCTGCGCATGCCCTTCGGCAGCGACACGGTCGCCGCGATCGAAGCCAAGAATGCCCATGTCGCCGGCGAACTCGCCGCCTGGCGGGAGCTCGCAGTATCGACGGACTTTCCGAAGGAGAGTGCGTCCGCCTGA
- a CDS encoding oxidoreductase: MAQTWFITGCSTGFGRALAQHVIALGNNVVVTARDPAQVADLSAIAPDRTLALALDVTKADDIARATIAAEQRFGHIDVLVNNAGVGYFGAFEESDMDAVRAMFEVNVWGLANMTRAVLPGMRRRRSGTIVNISSVGGLRSVPSLSFYAASKFAVEALSEGLSKETEPLGIKVLIVEPGPFRTDWAGRSAGEATVSINDYEDTAGAVWRRIRGYSGKQPGDPERAARAIVMAVNAAEPPLRLLLGREALAGARAKLDALRKDFDAWAEVSEGADFPAANSN; the protein is encoded by the coding sequence ATGGCACAGACATGGTTCATCACAGGCTGCTCGACCGGCTTCGGCCGCGCGCTCGCACAGCACGTCATCGCGCTCGGCAACAATGTCGTCGTCACGGCTCGCGATCCGGCGCAGGTTGCCGATCTGTCGGCCATCGCGCCGGACCGCACGCTTGCTCTCGCGCTCGACGTGACGAAGGCGGACGACATTGCCCGGGCCACAATCGCCGCCGAGCAGCGCTTCGGCCACATCGACGTTCTCGTCAACAATGCCGGTGTCGGTTATTTCGGCGCCTTCGAGGAGAGCGACATGGATGCGGTCCGCGCCATGTTCGAGGTCAATGTCTGGGGCCTCGCCAACATGACGCGTGCGGTCCTGCCCGGCATGCGCCGGCGACGCTCGGGCACGATCGTCAACATTTCGTCGGTCGGCGGCCTGCGGTCGGTTCCGTCGCTGAGTTTCTACGCGGCCTCCAAGTTCGCCGTCGAGGCTTTGTCCGAGGGGCTGTCGAAGGAGACCGAGCCTCTTGGCATCAAGGTGCTCATTGTCGAGCCCGGTCCCTTCCGAACCGATTGGGCGGGACGTTCCGCAGGGGAGGCCACCGTCTCGATCAACGACTACGAGGACACGGCGGGTGCCGTCTGGCGCAGGATCAGGGGGTACAGCGGCAAGCAACCCGGCGATCCGGAACGGGCCGCGCGCGCGATCGTCATGGCCGTCAATGCCGCCGAACCGCCGCTGCGACTGCTGCTCGGCCGGGAGGCTCTGGCCGGTGCTCGGGCGAAGCTCGATGCTTTGCGCAAGGATTTCGACGCCTGGGCAGAAGTGAGCGAAGGGGCCGATTTCCCGGCCGCCAATTCGAACTGA
- a CDS encoding LysR family transcriptional regulator, whose product MRATDLSELAAFDAVARHRSFRKAAEERGVTASAISHAVSNLEERVGLRLLNRTTRSVSLTDAGTMLQAQLTPAFGEIGSALDALNRFRDTPFGKVRINVPNSIAPFILGRVMGPLIRNNPNLQLEISATDRLVDIVEEGFDAGIRLGESLREGMVAVKVKPRLRFAVVGAPDYFRERTIPQTPHELKDHVCVQNMYPSGVRYAWEFERRGEAVAFHPTGPVALDDQELMVQVALSGVALAYVWENRAQREIIDGRLIRCLDEWCPPEDWFYLYYPSRRNISAGLRAVIEAMRV is encoded by the coding sequence ATGCGCGCAACCGACCTGTCAGAACTTGCAGCCTTCGACGCCGTCGCCCGGCACCGAAGCTTCCGGAAGGCCGCTGAGGAACGTGGGGTCACCGCCTCGGCGATCAGCCATGCCGTCAGCAACCTGGAGGAGCGGGTCGGGCTCCGCCTGCTCAATCGCACGACCCGCAGCGTTTCGCTGACCGACGCCGGCACCATGCTGCAGGCGCAGCTCACCCCGGCCTTCGGTGAGATCGGTTCGGCGCTCGATGCGCTAAACAGGTTTCGCGACACGCCATTCGGCAAGGTGCGCATCAATGTCCCGAATTCAATTGCCCCTTTCATCCTGGGGCGGGTGATGGGGCCGCTCATCCGGAACAATCCCAATCTGCAACTCGAGATCTCGGCGACCGACCGGCTGGTGGACATCGTCGAGGAGGGTTTCGACGCCGGCATTCGCCTCGGCGAGAGCCTTCGGGAAGGTATGGTGGCGGTGAAAGTCAAGCCCCGGCTGCGCTTCGCGGTCGTGGGCGCACCGGACTATTTCCGGGAGCGGACCATCCCGCAGACCCCGCATGAACTGAAGGACCATGTCTGCGTCCAGAACATGTATCCGAGCGGTGTGCGCTACGCCTGGGAATTCGAACGGCGCGGCGAGGCTGTCGCCTTCCACCCGACCGGACCGGTCGCGCTCGATGACCAGGAGCTCATGGTCCAAGTGGCGCTCTCCGGCGTCGCACTCGCCTATGTCTGGGAAAACCGCGCGCAACGCGAGATCATCGACGGCAGACTGATCCGCTGCCTCGATGAGTGGTGCCCGCCGGAGGACTGGTTCTACCTCTACTATCCGAGCCGCCGGAACATTTCGGCCGGATTGCGCGCCGTGATCGAAGCGATGCGGGTGTGA
- a CDS encoding PLP-dependent cysteine synthase family protein, with amino-acid sequence MKKLRGNILDCIGNTSLLALRKVVPENGARILLKLESENPTGSMKDRMALAMIEAAEADGRLTPGGAIVEYTGGSTGVSLAFICAVKGHPLHIVTSDAFAQEKLDHMKILGAELEIVRSDEGRMTGKLTRDMIEAARVVALKAGAYWTDQMKNEDQIGAYHAMAEEIWLQTAGRIDGFVQSVGTAASLRGIGEGLRRRNGRVRLVAVEPSESPVLSGGEPGAHKIDGVGAGFVVPLWHQEVTDHIERVSTEDATAMAMRLAREEGLFAGTSTGANVIGALRLAARLGANATVVTIMCDTGMKYLRSYAAKHPRD; translated from the coding sequence ATGAAGAAGCTTCGCGGGAACATTCTGGATTGCATCGGCAACACTTCCCTGCTCGCCCTCCGCAAGGTCGTGCCCGAGAATGGCGCGCGCATCCTGCTGAAGCTCGAAAGCGAGAACCCCACCGGCAGCATGAAGGACCGCATGGCGCTCGCCATGATCGAGGCGGCAGAGGCGGACGGGCGCCTCACGCCGGGCGGGGCGATCGTCGAATATACCGGTGGCAGCACGGGTGTGTCGCTGGCGTTCATCTGCGCCGTGAAGGGGCATCCGCTTCATATCGTGACGTCCGATGCGTTTGCCCAAGAGAAGCTCGACCACATGAAGATTCTCGGCGCCGAGCTTGAGATCGTGCGCAGTGACGAGGGCCGGATGACCGGGAAGCTGACACGGGACATGATCGAGGCCGCGCGCGTCGTTGCGCTCAAGGCCGGCGCCTATTGGACCGACCAGATGAAGAACGAAGACCAGATCGGCGCCTATCACGCCATGGCGGAGGAAATCTGGCTGCAGACAGCGGGGCGCATCGACGGGTTCGTCCAGAGCGTGGGGACCGCTGCCTCCCTTCGGGGTATCGGCGAGGGCTTACGTCGCCGCAACGGCCGGGTTCGGCTCGTTGCCGTGGAACCATCTGAATCACCGGTCCTGTCGGGAGGCGAGCCTGGCGCGCACAAGATCGACGGCGTGGGCGCCGGGTTCGTCGTGCCGCTTTGGCACCAGGAGGTGACGGATCATATCGAGAGGGTTTCGACGGAAGACGCAACCGCCATGGCGATGCGGCTCGCCCGCGAAGAGGGCCTTTTTGCCGGCACGTCCACAGGGGCGAACGTCATCGGCGCCCTTCGACTGGCCGCGCGGCTCGGAGCCAATGCGACTGTCGTCACAATCATGTGTGATACGGGCATGAAGTATCTCAGAAGCTATGCGGCGAAGCATCCGCGGGATTGA
- a CDS encoding DUF488 domain-containing protein, with the protein MTSLKLKRVYEAQEAGDGTRILVDRLWPRGIAKDKAGVDLWLKDIAPSDALRKRFHGMPAAWDEFCAAYAAELKEAGAQAAVKELLERLAEGPVTLLYAARDVERNNAVALKTWLQRHGGGDRSP; encoded by the coding sequence ATGACCTCGCTGAAATTGAAGCGTGTGTACGAGGCGCAGGAGGCAGGCGACGGCACGCGCATCCTCGTCGATCGGCTTTGGCCGCGCGGCATTGCCAAGGACAAGGCCGGGGTCGACCTCTGGTTGAAGGACATCGCGCCGAGCGATGCCTTGCGCAAACGCTTTCATGGAATGCCGGCTGCATGGGACGAGTTCTGCGCGGCCTATGCGGCGGAATTGAAGGAAGCGGGAGCGCAGGCGGCGGTCAAGGAACTTCTCGAGCGGCTGGCGGAGGGGCCCGTGACATTGCTCTACGCCGCGCGCGACGTCGAGAGGAACAATGCTGTGGCGCTGAAGACATGGCTTCAGCGCCATGGGGGCGGTGACCGGTCGCCATGA
- a CDS encoding MarR family winged helix-turn-helix transcriptional regulator: MRKTKQPPKTLRSDASTLVDICAGLNSRLAARRITQFMDREMAGCGLTVAQLGLMAQIAAASDDTLGALARRSGLEQSTLSRNLRTLESEGLIEIAVVEADLRRRAVWLTEAGAQRLEAAIPVWRDAHAKLAACLSPDLARRLAEETEVLVRV, translated from the coding sequence ATGCGAAAGACGAAGCAACCGCCAAAGACGCTGCGCAGCGATGCCAGTACCCTGGTAGACATCTGCGCCGGCCTGAACAGCCGGCTCGCCGCCCGGCGCATCACCCAATTCATGGACCGCGAAATGGCGGGATGCGGGCTCACGGTTGCGCAACTCGGCCTGATGGCCCAGATCGCGGCGGCATCCGACGACACCCTCGGCGCACTGGCGCGCCGAAGCGGGCTTGAACAATCCACCCTGTCGCGCAATCTGCGTACGCTCGAGAGCGAGGGCTTGATCGAGATCGCCGTGGTCGAGGCCGATTTGCGCCGCCGGGCCGTGTGGCTGACAGAGGCCGGCGCTCAACGGTTGGAGGCGGCGATCCCGGTCTGGCGCGACGCCCATGCGAAACTGGCGGCATGCCTCTCCCCCGACCTCGCCCGCCGTCTGGCGGAAGAGACGGAGGTCTTAGTCAGGGTTTGA
- a CDS encoding GNAT family N-acetyltransferase, giving the protein MQLTIRTAVSADDYRAFGALILEYTDWCRARYADDRWFVDAAFGHQALDTELKNLPAAYGPPNGKTLLATIGDQTHGACAYRRLSDEICEMKRLFVPARFQGHGIGRRLGEAIMVAASAEGYALMRLARPAD; this is encoded by the coding sequence ATGCAGCTAACCATCCGCACCGCAGTGTCGGCCGACGATTATCGCGCCTTTGGCGCGCTGATCCTGGAGTATACGGACTGGTGCCGTGCCCGCTATGCAGACGACCGCTGGTTCGTGGACGCCGCCTTCGGTCATCAGGCGCTCGATACGGAACTAAAGAACCTGCCCGCCGCATACGGGCCGCCAAACGGCAAAACCCTTCTTGCTACGATCGGCGACCAGACCCACGGCGCCTGCGCCTACCGCAGGCTGTCCGACGAGATTTGCGAAATGAAGCGGCTGTTCGTTCCCGCGCGCTTCCAGGGACATGGCATCGGCAGGCGCCTCGGCGAGGCGATCATGGTTGCGGCGAGCGCCGAGGGTTACGCGCTGATGCGGCTCGCACGGCCGGCCGATTGA
- a CDS encoding pyridoxal phosphate-dependent decarboxylase family protein, translating to MGEESVDDLLQRAAEHAVRFRNSMSEGLQRPRATYRASLEEFREPLPEQGDAGLGVIEELVAKAEPGLRAMTGPRFFGWVIGGSHPVGVAADWLTSAWGQNTGNHHATPAAAAAEAVAGNWLLDLLDLPRESSVGFVTGATGANFVCLAAARGDVLRKVGWDVEVQGLFGAPPITVLIGDDAHATVFSALQFLGLGHDRVVRVKTDDAGRILVSDFAEAAGNVSGPCIAILQAGQINTGAFDDFEDIIPIARGIGAWVHVDGAFGLWARACPQRSGLAKGIDDADSWATDGHKWLQTPYDCGYAIVRDEEAHRRAMTIAASFLPPSFEGERDPSHFVPELSRRARGFATWAMIKHLGRDGIATMVERHCRIAHAMAERLRPEEGVAVLNDVVLNQFLVRFGMTYPDDEADRLTQGTIERVQADGVCFCGGAIWRGRKVMRVSVISWLTDDLAGNVAADAIMAAWRAVLREGGGRPSA from the coding sequence ATGGGGGAGGAATCGGTAGACGACCTGCTTCAGCGCGCGGCGGAACATGCCGTGCGCTTCCGCAACAGCATGTCAGAAGGCCTGCAGAGGCCGCGGGCTACCTATCGAGCATCGCTTGAGGAATTTCGCGAACCTCTGCCAGAGCAAGGGGACGCTGGCCTTGGCGTGATCGAGGAGCTTGTGGCTAAGGCGGAGCCCGGACTTCGCGCGATGACAGGCCCGCGCTTCTTCGGCTGGGTCATTGGCGGGTCTCATCCTGTAGGCGTCGCGGCCGACTGGCTGACGAGCGCCTGGGGCCAAAACACCGGCAATCATCATGCAACGCCCGCGGCAGCGGCGGCCGAGGCCGTCGCGGGCAACTGGCTGCTCGATCTTCTCGATCTGCCGAGAGAGAGTTCCGTCGGTTTCGTTACCGGGGCGACGGGGGCCAACTTTGTATGCCTCGCCGCAGCACGCGGCGATGTCTTGCGGAAGGTCGGCTGGGACGTCGAGGTGCAGGGCCTGTTCGGCGCACCGCCGATCACGGTTCTGATCGGCGATGACGCTCACGCGACGGTTTTCTCCGCTCTGCAGTTTCTCGGGCTCGGGCACGACCGGGTCGTCCGCGTGAAGACCGATGATGCCGGCCGCATTCTCGTGTCCGATTTCGCCGAGGCGGCTGGCAACGTCTCCGGCCCCTGCATCGCCATCCTTCAGGCTGGGCAGATCAACACCGGCGCGTTCGACGATTTCGAAGACATCATCCCAATCGCCAGGGGCATAGGCGCCTGGGTTCATGTCGACGGCGCGTTTGGTCTCTGGGCACGCGCCTGCCCACAGAGGAGCGGGCTCGCCAAGGGCATCGACGACGCCGATTCCTGGGCGACCGACGGCCACAAATGGCTGCAGACGCCCTATGACTGCGGCTACGCCATCGTTCGCGACGAAGAGGCGCATCGCCGTGCAATGACGATCGCGGCAAGCTTCCTGCCGCCGAGCTTCGAGGGCGAGCGCGACCCGAGCCATTTCGTCCCGGAATTGTCGCGTCGTGCCCGCGGCTTCGCCACCTGGGCGATGATCAAGCATCTCGGGCGCGACGGGATCGCTACCATGGTCGAACGTCACTGCCGGATCGCCCATGCCATGGCCGAAAGGCTGAGGCCGGAAGAAGGGGTGGCGGTGCTCAACGACGTCGTGCTCAATCAGTTTCTCGTGCGGTTCGGCATGACTTACCCGGACGACGAGGCCGACCGGCTCACGCAGGGGACGATCGAGCGGGTACAAGCCGACGGTGTCTGTTTCTGCGGCGGCGCGATCTGGCGCGGCCGCAAGGTGATGCGGGTATCGGTGATCTCATGGCTGACCGATGATCTTGCCGGCAATGTTGCGGCAGACGCGATCATGGCTGCCTGGCGGGCGGTGCTTCGGGAGGGCGGGGGCCGTCCCTCGGCTTAA
- a CDS encoding FAD-binding oxidoreductase — MNDMSLTNLQAGKTTVKAEAIEALAGQLRGRVLTENDAAYDEARTIWNAMIDRKPALIVQCIGAADVINAVRFASENGLLVAVRGGGHNIAGNAVCDGGLMIDLSPMKSVRVDATAKRAWVEPGATLADVDKETQAFRLALPTGINSTTGIAGLTLGGGFGWLTRKFGLTLDCLLSVDVVTANGELVRASPTEHRDLFWALRGGGGNFGVVTAFEFQLHELDTQVLAGLVVHPFADAQTVLQQYRQALETAPDELTCWAVMRQAPPLPFLPEEWHGKEILVLAMCYSGDVAAGGQATAALRSIGKPIADVVGPSPFVGWQQAFDPLLTPGARNYWKSHDFMELSDATIAILLDAIRQLPGPECEIFIGHVGGVAGRIAAEETAFPQRSSHFVMNVHARWREPAMDQTCTDWARRLFEAAKPYAAGTAYINFMPADEGERVAAAYGSNYGRLVEVKRKYDPQNLFRMNQNVRPIEERGAA; from the coding sequence ATGAACGACATGAGCCTCACCAATCTGCAAGCGGGAAAAACGACTGTTAAGGCGGAAGCCATCGAGGCGCTGGCGGGGCAATTGCGCGGCCGCGTGCTGACCGAGAACGACGCGGCCTACGACGAGGCGCGTACGATCTGGAACGCGATGATCGACCGCAAGCCCGCATTGATCGTGCAATGCATCGGGGCTGCCGATGTCATCAATGCGGTTCGTTTTGCGTCCGAAAACGGCCTGCTCGTCGCCGTGCGCGGCGGTGGGCACAACATTGCCGGCAACGCGGTCTGCGACGGCGGCCTGATGATCGATCTTTCGCCGATGAAATCAGTGCGCGTCGACGCCACGGCGAAGCGCGCATGGGTCGAGCCGGGGGCGACGCTCGCCGATGTTGACAAGGAAACCCAGGCTTTCCGGCTGGCGCTTCCGACCGGCATCAATTCGACCACCGGCATTGCCGGCTTGACGCTTGGCGGCGGCTTCGGGTGGCTCACGCGCAAGTTCGGATTGACCCTGGACTGCCTGCTTTCGGTCGATGTGGTGACGGCGAATGGCGAACTGGTGCGCGCCAGCCCCACGGAGCATCGCGACCTTTTCTGGGCGCTGCGCGGCGGCGGCGGGAATTTCGGTGTCGTTACGGCATTCGAATTCCAGCTTCACGAACTCGACACGCAGGTTCTCGCGGGTCTCGTCGTGCATCCCTTTGCGGATGCGCAAACCGTCCTCCAGCAATACCGCCAGGCGCTTGAGACAGCGCCGGACGAACTCACCTGCTGGGCGGTGATGCGGCAGGCGCCGCCGCTGCCATTCCTTCCGGAAGAATGGCACGGCAAGGAAATCCTTGTTCTGGCCATGTGCTACTCGGGCGATGTCGCCGCCGGCGGGCAGGCAACCGCGGCCTTGCGCTCTATCGGCAAGCCGATCGCGGATGTTGTCGGTCCCAGTCCTTTCGTTGGCTGGCAGCAGGCGTTTGATCCCTTGCTCACGCCCGGCGCTCGCAACTATTGGAAGAGCCACGATTTCATGGAACTGTCCGATGCGACGATCGCCATCCTGCTCGACGCCATTCGTCAATTGCCGGGACCGGAATGCGAAATCTTCATCGGTCATGTCGGTGGCGTCGCGGGTCGTATAGCGGCGGAGGAAACGGCTTTTCCGCAGCGCAGCTCCCACTTCGTCATGAATGTCCATGCTCGGTGGCGCGAACCGGCAATGGACCAGACCTGCACAGACTGGGCGCGTCGTCTGTTCGAGGCCGCGAAGCCTTACGCAGCCGGGACGGCGTATATCAATTTCATGCCGGCCGACGAGGGCGAACGCGTGGCGGCCGCCTATGGCAGCAATTACGGGCGGCTCGTGGAGGTCAAACGGAAATACGATCCGCAGAACCTGTTCCGGATGAACCAGAACGTACGGCCGATCGAGGAGCGAGGGGCGGCGTGA
- the rfbF gene encoding glucose-1-phosphate cytidylyltransferase: MKVVILAGGYGTRISEESHLRPKPMIEIGGRPILWHIMKIYSHFGFSDFVICLGYRGYMIKEYFSNYILHSSDVSFNMATGETTYHTSNAEPWRVTLVETGAESLTGGRLKRVAGYLGDTFCLTYGDGVADIDIRALTDFHLRHGRDATVTSVVPPGRYGALAIDAGQVYSFTEKPAGDNGRINGGFFVLNRAVLDRIEGDHTPFEDGPLEGLARDGQLMAFSHDGFWRPMDTLRDKNQLEELWQQNRAPWKVWS, from the coding sequence ATGAAAGTCGTCATTCTCGCCGGTGGATATGGCACGCGCATCTCCGAGGAGAGCCACCTGCGACCCAAGCCCATGATCGAGATCGGCGGCCGTCCGATCCTCTGGCACATCATGAAGATCTATAGCCATTTCGGCTTTTCCGATTTCGTGATCTGCCTTGGCTACCGCGGCTACATGATCAAGGAATATTTCTCCAACTACATCCTGCACTCCTCCGACGTCAGTTTCAACATGGCGACCGGAGAGACCACTTATCATACCAGCAATGCAGAGCCCTGGCGGGTAACCCTTGTGGAAACCGGTGCGGAATCGTTGACCGGCGGGCGCTTGAAACGCGTCGCCGGTTATCTCGGCGACACCTTCTGCCTCACCTACGGAGATGGCGTCGCGGACATCGACATCCGCGCATTGACCGATTTCCATCTCCGGCATGGGCGCGACGCGACGGTGACGAGCGTCGTGCCGCCGGGGCGATACGGCGCGCTCGCGATCGACGCCGGCCAAGTCTACAGCTTTACGGAAAAGCCTGCAGGAGACAACGGCCGCATCAATGGCGGCTTCTTCGTGCTCAACCGCGCTGTGCTCGACCGCATCGAAGGCGATCACACCCCCTTTGAAGACGGGCCGCTCGAAGGTCTGGCGCGGGACGGCCAGTTGATGGCTTTCTCGCATGACGGTTTCTGGCGTCCAATGGACACGCTGCGCGACAAGAACCAGCTTGAAGAGCTGTGGCAGCAGAACCGCGCGCCCTGGAAGGTCTGGTCATGA
- the rfbG gene encoding CDP-glucose 4,6-dehydratase: MTPLADPDFWAGKRVLLTGHTGFKGSWAALWLREMGAHVTGYALPPASQPSLHALLHPGELPDRQFGDIRDREALAETLRKSEPEIILHMAAQPLVREGYAAPAETFDVNVMGTVRLLEAARAVPSVKAILVVTTDKVYRNDESGRHFRESDTLGGHDPYSGSKAACEIAVATWRSSYFNERDIRIATARGGNVIGGGDFSTDRLVPDIVRAALSGERLHIRSPLATRPWQHVLDCLNGYFLLAESLYRDETGVTALNFGPSPAEQPIAVRDVASAIQAAMGLSPQWDDVSSLAQPREMQTLGLDPTLAGESLAWRARLTQRQAIEWTAHWYNAWRRGEAARQLTLGQIAAFTKGRP, encoded by the coding sequence ATGACCCCTCTGGCCGATCCGGACTTCTGGGCGGGAAAGCGCGTCCTTCTCACGGGCCACACCGGCTTCAAGGGCAGTTGGGCTGCGCTATGGCTGAGGGAGATGGGAGCGCATGTCACCGGCTACGCCCTGCCGCCAGCCTCCCAACCGTCACTGCACGCCTTGTTGCATCCGGGTGAATTGCCGGACCGGCAGTTCGGGGACATTCGCGATCGCGAAGCACTTGCCGAAACCCTGCGAAAGAGCGAGCCGGAAATCATCCTGCACATGGCAGCACAGCCGCTGGTGCGGGAAGGCTATGCGGCGCCCGCCGAAACTTTCGACGTGAACGTCATGGGCACGGTGCGGCTCCTCGAAGCCGCCCGCGCCGTTCCTTCGGTGAAGGCCATTCTGGTGGTGACGACCGACAAGGTCTACCGCAACGACGAGAGCGGCCGCCACTTTCGGGAATCCGACACGCTCGGCGGCCACGATCCCTATTCGGGCTCGAAGGCCGCGTGCGAGATCGCGGTCGCGACCTGGCGCAGCTCCTATTTCAACGAGCGCGACATCCGCATCGCAACGGCCCGTGGCGGTAATGTCATCGGCGGCGGCGACTTTTCGACCGACCGGCTGGTGCCCGATATCGTGCGGGCAGCGCTTTCAGGTGAAAGGCTCCATATCCGCAGTCCGCTGGCGACACGCCCATGGCAACATGTGCTTGACTGTCTCAACGGCTATTTCCTGCTCGCCGAATCGCTCTACCGGGACGAAACTGGTGTCACCGCACTGAACTTCGGTCCCTCGCCCGCCGAGCAGCCGATTGCCGTGCGCGATGTGGCAAGCGCCATCCAGGCCGCAATGGGCCTGTCCCCGCAATGGGATGATGTTTCCTCGCTCGCGCAACCGCGCGAAATGCAGACCCTCGGTCTCGACCCTACACTTGCGGGCGAGAGCCTCGCCTGGCGCGCGCGGCTGACGCAGCGACAGGCGATCGAGTGGACCGCACACTGGTACAACGCCTGGCGCCGGGGCGAGGCCGCCCGCCAGCTCACGCTCGGCCAGATCGCCGCATTTACGAAAGGTCGCCCATGA